One genomic segment of Lampris incognitus isolate fLamInc1 chromosome 2, fLamInc1.hap2, whole genome shotgun sequence includes these proteins:
- the aldh4a1 gene encoding delta-1-pyrroline-5-carboxylate dehydrogenase, mitochondrial, with product MLRIRSAVCQSWRGFKTFPCAAVEVKNEPILGFKEGSTERKELLKALGDLKGKTEEIPCVIGDEQVWTKDIRYQLSPFNHSHKVAKFCYADKELLNKAILASVAARREWDLKPVQDRAQILFKAADVISGPKRAEILAKTMIGQGKTVIQAEIDAAAELIDFFRFNAKHAIELEEQQPLDSDGSTNTMLYRGLEGFVAAVAPFNFTAIGGNLAGTPALMGNVVLWKPSDTAMSASYAVYKILRECGLPPNIIQFVPADGPVFGDTITSSEHLAGINFTGSVPTFKRLWKQVAQNLDIYRNFPRVGGECGGKNFHFVHKSADVHSVVTGTIRSAFEYGGQKCSACSRMYVPDTMWPEIKQGLLAIHKQIKLGDPVEDLSTFLSAVIDDKSFARIKKWLDHAKSSPNLTIIAGGNYDDKKGYFVEPTIIETKDPQATIMNEEIFGPVLTVYVYPEKNYKEVLQLIDNTSPYALTGAVFAQDKSVVDEAAKALRNAAGNYYVNDKSTGSIVAQQPFGGARASGTNDKPGGQHYVLRWTSPQVVKQTHVPLKEWKYPYMG from the exons ATGCTGCGTATAAGATCGGCTGTCTGTCAGTCGTGGAGGGG ATTTAAAACCTTCCCATGTGCGGCTGTTGAAGTAAAGAATGAGCCCATTTTAGGATTCAAGGAGGGCAGCACAGAGAGGAAAGAACTTCTGAAG GCCTTGGGTGATTTAAAGGGGAAGACAGAGGAGATTCCTTGTGTCATTGGAGATGAACAAGTTTGGACCAAAGACATCAGATACCAGTTATCA CCCTTCAATCATTCGCATAAAGTGGCCAAGTTCTGCTATGCTGATAAg GAGTTGCTCAACAAAGCCATCTTGGCATCTGTAGCGGCTCGGAGAGAATGGGACTTGAAGCCTGTCCAGGACAGAGCCCAGATCCTCTTCAAGGCAGCCGACGTTATCAGCGGACCAAAGAGAGCTGAGATCCTAGCCAAGACCATGATCGGACAG gGTAAAACTGTGATCCAGGCTGAGATTGATGCAGCTGCAGAGCTGATTGACTTCTTTAGGTTCAACGCCAAACATGCCATTGAACTGGAGGAGCAGCAGCCACTAGACAGCGATGGCAGCACCAACACTATGCTCTACCGGGGCCTCGAG GGTTTTGTGGCAGCTGTCGCCCCTTTTAACTTCACTGCTATAGGTGGAAATCTGGCTGGTACTCCAGCTCTGATG GGTAATGTAGTACTGTGGAAGCCTAGTGACACAGCCATGTCTGCGAGCTATGCTGTTTATAAAATCCTACGGGAATGTGGCCTGCCCCCTAACATCATCCAGTTTGTTCCAGCTGATGGACCAGTGTTCGGAGACACCATCACCTCCTCTGAGCACCTAGCGGGCATCAATTTCACCGGCAGTGTCCC GACCTTTAAGCGTCTATGGAAACAGGTAGCCCAGAATCTGGATATCTACAGGAATTTCCCCAGGGTAGGAGGAG AATGCGGTGGGAAGAACTTCCACTTTGTTCACAAGTCTGCGGACGTTCACAGTGTGGTGACCGGTACCATTCGCTCAGCATTTGAGTACGGAGGACAGAAGTGCTCAGCCTGCTCCAGGATGTATGTACCAGACACCATGTGGCCCGAGATCAAGCAAGGGCTCTTGGCCATCCACAAACAGATCAAACTGGGAGAT CCCGTGGAAGACTTAAGCACTTTTTTGTCAGCTGTGATAGATGACAAG TCTTTTGCACGAATTAAGAAATGGCTGGATCATGCCAAGTCCTCCCCTAACTTGACCATCATCGCTGGGGGAAACTATGATGACAAGAAAGGCTACTTTGTTGAGCCCACCATCATTGAGACAAAAGACCCACAGGCTACTATCATGAATGAG GAAATCTTCGGGCCTGTTCTGACAGTCTATGTTTACCCAGAGAAGAACTACAAAGAAGTACTACAGCTGATAGACAACACATCTCCCTATGCCCTGACTGGAGCAGTGTTTGCCCAAGACAA GAGTGTTGTTGATGAGGCTGCTAAGGCCCTGAGAAACGCTGCAGGGAATTACTATGTCAATGACAAGTCCACCGGCTCCATTGTCGCTCAGCAACCATTTGGCGGCGCCAGGGCCTCAG GAACCAATGACAAACCCGGCGGGCAACACTATGTTCTGAGATGGACGTCACCACAGGTAGTCAAGCAGACACACGTCCCGCTCAAAGAATGGAAGTACCCCTACATGGGATGA